The following are from one region of the Paraglaciecola sp. L1A13 genome:
- the ftsE gene encoding cell division ATP-binding protein FtsE, translating to MIKFQQVSKTYPGGQQALRKVDFHIEPGEMAFLTGHSGAGKSTLLKLISLMERPTVGRVLINGHDLNEISRRQIAYIRRDIGMIFQSHQLLMDKSIFDNVALPLIIEGYSHKETSKRVHAALEMVGLRDKVKNLPIMLSGGEQQRVGIARAVVNKPPLLLADEPTGNLDPKLSMEIIRLFEDFNQAGVSVFIATHDLGLIARMKYRTLTLKSGQMITDGLSQDF from the coding sequence ATGATTAAATTTCAGCAAGTCAGTAAGACCTACCCAGGTGGTCAGCAAGCTCTGCGCAAGGTCGATTTTCATATTGAGCCTGGAGAGATGGCGTTCTTAACTGGGCACTCTGGCGCAGGGAAAAGTACCTTGCTGAAATTAATCAGCTTGATGGAGCGACCGACCGTAGGACGAGTTCTAATTAATGGTCACGATTTAAATGAAATTAGTCGTCGACAGATAGCCTATATTCGCCGTGACATTGGCATGATATTTCAAAGTCATCAATTGTTAATGGATAAAAGCATATTCGATAACGTCGCCCTACCCTTAATTATCGAAGGATACTCTCACAAAGAAACCAGTAAACGGGTGCATGCAGCACTTGAAATGGTTGGCTTACGGGATAAAGTTAAGAACCTGCCCATTATGCTTTCAGGTGGTGAACAACAACGGGTAGGTATCGCCCGAGCCGTCGTTAATAAACCACCATTGCTATTAGCCGATGAGCCTACGGGAAACTTAGATCCTAAGTTATCGATGGAAATCATCCGCTTGTTTGAGGATTTCAATCAAGCAGGGGTATCAGTATTTATCGCTACTCATGATCTTGGCTTAATCGCTCGGATGAAATATCGCACGCTCACCTTAAAAAGTGGCCAGATGATCACTGATGGTCTTTCACAAGATTTTTAA